A region of the Sminthopsis crassicaudata isolate SCR6 chromosome 6, ASM4859323v1, whole genome shotgun sequence genome:
AACTTCCCCATTGTactgctgaggaaactgaggtccagctaggtgaagtgatttgtaaaaagagacaaagataggTAAGTAGCAGAGATGGGATGTGAATCCAGGTTTCCTTTTTCTCAATATAGTTCTCATTTCACCATCTATACTGATTCCTAATGATTAAGCGTACACAACATCTTTAGTAATCAGTTCTACAATTTTTAAAGCCTTGATGTCAATATTACGAGGTAAATGACAGAACAGCCACAAAATGACTAAGGAAGGAGCCAGTCTAGTGCACTGGCATCCATGTTGTCTCCAGTGGAGATTGATGTGAGAAAATTTATCATTCACCTGTACCCAGTGCTTCCTTCTCTATGGCCCTCCCATATCTTTATTCCATGTAGATCGTTCAAGCCCACTCTTATTTTGGATTTCTAATTGTATGAAAATGGGTGAACTACTTTGCCCCAGCTTCCTCttcttaaaatggggataataatagctcttaaGGTTGTTGCAAAAGTTAAATGATATAGTGGAAGATGCTTTGGAAAACTTAAAGTATTACATAACTTGTATTGATATTCCTCCAAATTATCCGAAAAAATCCTTCCCTTTCTGCCTAGGGTCAAACAATCTGATGAATCCCAGTTTGTGTAATGCCCTATTTAGTTCACAAGATTCACCAAATAGTGATGAAGAACTATACACCATGGTTGTTCCTTCATGTAAATGCTTACTACATAGATAACACTTATGAAGGCAGATTGGGTAGAACATTAGTGATTTTGAGAAGACAGCAATAATTGCAGGAGCTTAGGGAGGATGTTAAAACCACTTGCATGAGCAAAGAGTATTTTAGTTGCGACCAAGAGTTGGTTTCTGTCAAGTATCTAGGGGATGTATTGTCAATCTCAGCTCTAGAGCCTTTCCTAAAATAAACTTCTCTCTTTGCCTAGCATGCTCCTTCCTGGACAGTGGAAAATGAAAGCCAATTATTCTTTATTTGGGGACAATTTACACTgctaaaaatggaagagaatttaaGTTTCATCTATTCCAACCCATTGATTTTATACTGAGGAAATAACTAGAAAAGACCCCAAGACGTTTATCAAATGGTTTCTTCAATggtcaaataataaaataatggattTGCGATTAAAATCCAGATCTTTTGATTACAGATTCAATGTCTTTTCACTACAGTATACTGATGCCCTTGATATGCTAGAGAGGTTTAAAAAACCCAGAACTCCCACTACaatttgcaatttaaaaaattaccaaGGTATTACCCctaaaaaatgtttaatgtacacatatattatatttaatgtatactttaaaatatgtaacatgtattggtcaacctgccatctggaggaaggggggaggggaaggaggggaaaagttggaacaaaaggcttggcaattgtcagtgctgtaaatttacctatgcatagatcttgtaaataaaaagctataataatttttaaaaaataaacattatggACCTAGAAAAATGTTTGTCATATGTCTGtagcatttttctatttttcaaaggtTTTTTGTTCAAGTATCACTTTATTTGATTGGACTGAGAAGGATGTCAAAGAAAATACTGTCACTGAAGTCAAGACACTTTGCCATTAATTATTCGCCTAGAGATAGAGTTTGGATCGGATGAGTTACTAGACTCTTAAGAGATTCTGACTAAACTCTCTCCTAGTCAAGTCATCCCCAGCAGTGTGTCTGCTACCTTGAGGGATCAAACTCATAGCTGCTAATTGTCTCTTCCTTGCCCTCACCATCCTGTTTCTCATTGTGTAAACAGCAATACCCTAGATTCATGAAGAATTATAAACAAGGTACACACGAATTCCTGTGCTGAAAAAGCTTATGAGGTAAAGTGAAAGGCTGTAcctttaaggaaaaaacaaaacaaaaacaaaaacaaaaaaaaaaaacaaacaaacaaacaaaaccccttTAACTTCAAAGGATCTAACCTTAAAGAATTATTGTAATACAAGGGGAGCAAATGCACAGATATCAAGGACTGTGGATTTCCCTCCCATTTTCCATCAGTGATTCCCCCATTGCTCCAGCGACTCAGACTCATAAAATGTAATCCTCTTTTACTACTCTGTCACCCTCAGCCCCCAGTATCCAACCAGGCAGCAAATCCTATTGATTCTTTTGTCATGATGTCTCTTGAATCTGTCCTTGTCCATTTCCACTTTGACTGCCTATTATAGGTTCTTATTACCTCGGCTGTTCAATTTCAACCTCGTTCTACCTTTTTCTGGCCTATTTCATCTCCCCAACAACACATTTTGTACATTTTCAAATTAATCTTCTGAAACACCATTGTGATCAGGTTACTTTCTACCCAAGAAACCTTCAGGGGTTTCCCAACTATCTACAGGGTAAAACAGTCCACACATTAAGCAAACTAGCCCCTTGGCAGTCTTTCCCATTTCATTTCCCACCAtgccctcctctcttctcccgcATGAATTCCTCTATTCAAATAGGTCTTTTGCCATCTGTAATCCACTataaattttcccttctctccacctttgcttaatattctcttttcctaGAAAAACTCTCCAACCCAAGGGATCAAAAAGGGGACAGAGAATCCCAGGCTCTAAGGTCTCCTTCCTCCAATCATCCACTCTAAGAGCTTCTAAAAAAATCAGGAAGGCCCCAGGGTAAACCTTCCTACTCCCTTGCTTCACATGGAAAATAAGTTTATTAATATTCATCACCAAATGGCACCTATAGGGAGCACTTTGAGATCCTCTGGTGTAGTTGACATTTAAATGTTAAGGCAGCGGTCTTTAAAACAGGATTGAGGGATTAAAAGTGTTATTATCAGTTCAGTTAGGgaattcagttccaattgtaGCAAGAGACCCGCACTTTTATCTGAGGTACCTGAGAACATGAGGAGTTTTTTTAGTAAATCAAGAGCCCTTCAGGAGATACCAGGGTACTACTTTCTTTCATGGCGCAGAAATGGCTTTACCATTGGGAGGGTGGGGAAAGAAAACATGTAAcaagaattaataataatgacaataaaagctagtatttatatggtgtctagtatgtgccaggtactttacaaatatctcacgggagaagtaggtgctattattatccccattgtacagttggggaaactgaggcaagcagattGTTGTCatcatcacccccattttacaggtgggggaACTGAGTGAGGCAAGCAGACGAACAACATTCACCTTGGAAAGTAGTTGTCATTatcatcacccccattttacaggtggggaaactgaggcaagcagattaattgacttgtcctcGGACCGCAGGTGCCATCATCATCCCGTTTTGCGGTTGGAGGAACGCAGGTAATTAACGACTTCCCCAAGGCGACAGGGCCCAGGAAGAGTCTGAGGGCGGACTCGAACCCGGGCGCTCCCGGCTCCGGGCGGGGTCGCACCCGCTGCGCCATCCGGCCGCACCGCCCCGCACGTCTGGCGGTACAGAAATAAGTAAATACCTGTTGACTCTGAACCTTTCCCGGCAGCATGAGGCATGTGACCGTCCGTCCTCGCATCGGAGATGATGGTGACCGGACTCGCTCATATCTTTCTCCGAGATCGGGGAGGAGAGTCGGGCACCCAGAGGCCGCCCCCGCTTCCTAAGCCCCTGGAGGATGCTCCTCCGCTTTCATGTTATCTCACCGGCGGAGACTGACAGAGCAcggttttgggggggggggggccggccGTACCATTGTGTCGCGGGGGGGTGCGCTCCCCGTCCTCCGCGGCGCGCCCATGCCTCCGCAGCCGCGCTGCCCCTGCTCCCCCCTCTGCAGGAGCGCACAATGAGTCCGGCCGGCGGGATATAAAGAGGCGCAGCCGGGCGGGTCCGCCCGCTCCCCGCTCGCTCGCACTTGGCTGTTGTCGTCTGCGCTCAGCTGGCGCTCGAGGCTCGGGCCGGAACGTGCAAAGATGCAGCTGAAGCCGATGGAGATTAACCCCGAGGTCAGCGGCAGGTGCACGGCGTCTCGGGCCGGGAGCGGGGCCGGCTGGCGGGGTGGGGCGTCGGCTCGCTCGGCCGCCCGTCCCCGCCCCCTCCCATCCCCGTTCTCTCTCTTGTGCGTTTCAGATGCTGAACAAAGTGAGTGGTGGTTCCCCGTTatgattctcctcctcctccatcttggGCAGTCACTCGGTACCCAGGTCTGGCTATTCTCGCAGATAGCCGCAATCTGCCCCACCCTGTCCGTCCCGGAGGTGGGCGGAGGGGGGCGCCCCTCTGCTCTCCCCTCTTGGCCCCCCAGGTCCGCCCTCCCCCCTCCCGCCCGGCTCCCCGTGGCCCCAGGTGGTAACTGCGATGTCACGGCCTACATGGGGGAAGGTGGGGCAGCCTAATGGGCGGAGGGCTCAGTGGGGGAGCCGACGCCCTCCCCCAAGGTGCACTCCAGAATATTCCGGGGCGCTAGGGATGCAACAGCTGGGAGCAGGACACGTGTGGGAAGCGCGGAGCTTTGTGCTGTGTCATTGCGCCCGAGAGCGGAGCAGGGCGGGGCCCTCCTTCCAGCCGGGCCGGGGGGCGGCGGTGAGGAGGGGAGACGAAGGGGAGCCCCGGCTCTCCGGCTCCGCTCCAGCCCTAAGGCGGCCTGGGCTCGTGGGCTGGTTTCTGGTCTTGTATCCCACAGGTGCTGGCCCGCCTCGGGGTCGGGGGGGACTGGAAATTCGTGGACGTGCTGGGGCTGGAGGAGGAGTCCCTGAGCTCCGTGCCGTCCCCGGCCTGTGCGCTGCTGCTGCTCTTCCCCCTCACCGCCCAGGTAGGAGGTCGGGGCCCCGCTGAGGCGTCGGGTGGAGGAATATCGGGGAGGGGCGGGGCCCGCGGCCGGAGGGTCTTGGGAACTTGGGTGAGGAGAAGCTGTCATCCGAGGCTGGCGAAAACAAAGGGTGTGTCCGGGGGAGGGAGAGCGCGAggaggggggcggggggaggagcCTGGCCTTCCCTTCCCGGGGAAGGGCGCCTCACTTGCTGAGCCCCCATTCCTAAAGGGAGAAGGCCCTAGCATGAGGTGGCCGCCAACCAAGAGTGAGAGAAATTCCCGccttttgagcctcagtttcccctcctaTCCCATAAAATCAAAGCCCTCCGGGTCCCCGAGGTGCATCATCTACTCTAAAATGCGAGGGCCAGCCCAGAAAAATCACGTGCTCCCAAGTAGTTGGGCCCCATTCTTTGCCCTCCCCTCATCTGCATTGACTGGTTTTGCCTTAAAGCTTACTTTTACCATCCCTCGGGTCCCTCTGGTTTTGTAACCTCTGCAGATGGAAGGGAGCCCTCTTTAGTTCCAATGGCCCAAGGAGTAAAGAAAACCTAAGCTAAGTGCCAGCTGCCTCTGGGAACGGAGCCGCTTTCTCTTTCTACAAAATGGAAGGTCATCACTTAGCAAAATCCAGATAGGGGATCATAGGGCCGCTCTCAGAGCAGTGGTGGTAACCTGAGGTCcaagagcattaaaaaaaaaaatactttgaaaggaACGATTTCAATACAATTCTGTAATTCTATggattttatagatttaaaaataggattttgaGAAGGGATCCACAGGTCTCGCTAGACTACCAAAGGGGTAAATAGTCTTAGTGTGAGATCTCCGCTTCACATGTAACTCTCAACTGGACCTCCTTGTGTGTGAAATGATCTTGCCTCCATGCTGAGGTCTTGATTCTCTTCTTTCCCGAATAAACCTGTCACCTGGCAGTGTAGGCTGAAAAGGCACCTTTGGAATAATGTTTGTTTCATAGCACAGGAAAATGTGAGCTCTCAGTATGTCCTGAAGTTTATCTCGTTACAGCTTGCTTTCTGCGGGTCCTCATAGTGGAAAAAAGATTCAGAATAAAGCCAAAAAACTTAGAATAAACTTCTAGTGACCCCCTTGCTGCAATCACCTGGCACATGTGAGTGGGTGAGCCGTGAAGGACCCATAAGCTACACATGAGCAATGCAGCCATTCCATGCTGCTTGGGGTTGCCGTGGCCTCGGTATGTCTTGGGACGATCCTTAGGGCAACGCTCAGATGTGGGTCCACACTCGGACCCCTCTGATGCGATAGAAGGGTAAGCTTGTATAGCCTTTAAAAATTCAGGATCGCCAAACTTGCTATACTAACTGCCTGAGAAATGGTCACATCAAATGGTGTTTCTGATTTCACAAAGTTACTATTATGGGTACGTTGTGAAGATAAGATAGCCCCATGGAGAATTTCTGTGGTACGCTAGAACAGTGCTTCTTGCCGGATGCAGAACTAAAGTAAAAAGGAAGTTGCTTCTGAGTTGATTTTAGAAGCACACAGCTGTAACTTGCCCTTTCAATATGGCGGCACAACTTTTAGGTCTTAGATCAATGAGACTGTAATGACTCATGGTTTTTGGTAAGTACTTCAGAGATGCTCCTTAGTGGTTTGGCAATATAGATTTTTCTCTTCAAAGGCATATGGACTCCTCTACTACTCAAAAGCTTTCCATGTACCTTTCAGCAGAAAGTGAAACTTTAAAATCAAGAGGGGAATTTGTCTTGGATCCACTTAAATCTTAAATGAGCAACATCCCATTTGTAGGccttcattttctctccaaaatgggGTCAGATTTTAATTCTTAAGATTCTTTTTAGTTCTAAAAATAGTAATGATTCTGTTAAGAAATGTGATAAATGGTTAGTTTTTAGACTAGGATTCGATCACTTGTAAATGGAAATTTATGATACATATTCTTTGATATCAACTTAGAAAATGGGAATACCACCGTGCATATTGTCCCTAAGTGATACTGTCTGCTGCAAAACTTCAAAAAGTCAAAATAGGATGGCATTATCCAAAATCCTCTAAAATGAAATTGGATTTCATGTGAATCAGTGACAAAATATTAATTGGTATAATCTTGACTTTCAGGTTATCCATGAGGATTTTTAAGCCTGAATCTTGCTTAGAAAGCTTGCTCACTGTGAGAAACCCTGAAAGCCAATTCCTAGTGCTGTGATTTAGCCAAGAATCAGATCAACAAATGTTAACTTGGTTGCAGAAGTAACTTGTTCTTATCTCACAAAATGAGGCTAAATGTTTCTGGCACAAGTTGTAAAATACCAATTGAAACATTAGAAGAGTGTTGTGTTCTTGGAAAATTCATTTTGATATGAATGTGACTTATTAATTTAGTAAAATATGTACTTTCATAAAAACTTTTACATAAAAAATGTAGATATCCACATGTGCATGTAGACAAAAGTCAGTATATTTTCTGTCTTTAATAGCCTAAAACAAGTGATACATATGAGAGGTGGTGTGTAGTATGGTTGATAGAGAGCTGACCTGACCACTTAGGCACAAAGACCTGTGTTTACAGGCTGCCTCTCTCCCATACTTGGTATCTGAGTCTAGGGAAGTCACTTTCTTAATATTCCCAGAAATATTTCTAAGACTACAGAAAAGTATGTTCTCACCAGAAgctccccaaaacaaacaaatcacaGATCCAGACAGCAAAATCTAGCGTATGTTGATAAAGAATTAAAagctatatttaataaataaatagataaccTTCACTTGTCAATTGATAAGGAATTAAAAGCAATATTGAATAAGTAACCTTCACTTTAAATTTCCACAAGAAGGTggaataaatttaaatttcttcaattCCATTCTACTCCtcaaaaaaatcccccaaaatgtTTAATTCTGAATTCCAAGTAgtctaacaggaaaaaaaatgatgtgggtagagaagggggaaaaaatcatctTACATCAAAGGTTTTAATGTAAAAATTGCAATTTTTCATGGGCTGCCATCTCATATGATATTGTCTCCCTAGAACCAGTATGCTTCTAATAGGTAATATTTCTATCTATTCATTGTCAAAATTGATAGCTATaccaaatagaaaatatatgtttaagattgaatTTATAATATGCTTAGAATTTTAATTGTAAAGAGAGATCTTTAGGAATTTAGCCCAACTCCTTACTCTACTCTGAGTTCATGATGTAGCTAATATTCCAGGCCAAAGGTGGCAGTGGTGTCTAGACAAAACCTTGGGCTTCTGTCTAATGCAGATGGTGCACTGCAGTATCAGGGTGGGGCTCTGAGTGATGCTGTCAACTCTGGGCTGAGGAAAGGGCTGATGTGGGTATTAACTTGAGACAATCCATTTTCCAAGGCCCCACCCAGCCTTTAAAACTGAGGCTTTGAATAaaattccaattttaaatctgAACACCATTACCTGTGacttaattttgaaatatttagtgCACAAAGAACAGATGTTGATTTTAATGTTTAATAGCATGAAAACTTCAGGAAAAAACAGATTGAAGAGCTGAAGGGGCAAGAAGTTAGTTCTAAGGTGTACTTCATGAAGCAGACTGTAGGCAACTCCTGCGGTACCATTGGCCTCATACATGCAGTTGCTAATAATCAAGACAAACTCGACTTTGGTAAGTGGCGCTCGCcctcaaaatatttcttaatctaGAAGGATTAGCGTAGCATCCAtgcatttttaaatgttgttaatgatttacatataattggttttctttgtagtcttatattttattttatacatgtaaaaacaatttcataAGACTATCAAAAGAATCCATGATGTTAAAACATGGTTAACTACCTCTGAAACAAAGACCACGAgcacattttatttgtttttaaattttactgaCCAGAAATCTCGTGTTGAACTCCCAAGGTCTGTGCAAGAAGGCCCATGACTTGGCAACTATCTGTGACCTCTATAGGGCATTTGATTCCAGTATAGAATTTATTCGTAACCAGTGCTCTCTAGCCTTGGCACATAGTCTACAAATGAGAGCTTGTAGCTTGTTCCTTCAAAAAAAAGAGCTCAGCTTTAATATAAACATATGGCATTTTGGAGGCCTAGAGTGAGGAGTTCAGGTGGGGGCATCAAGGGATAGTGAAAGGTAGTTAAGATTGAAGCGACTGTTAAAAACAAGAGAGATGTTTTATACTACTCAGTAAAACTGACTTGGCTGCTAGTAACCATAGTAACTAGctgaggaaatagagaaaaaataaaagttggatGAGGTAATGCATCAGTATCTTAGTATACCAACTCCTCTTTTGGGAAGCAGGGAAATAAGCAATACAGAAGCGTTAAACTAAATTTAATGATAGTAAAATAGTCCTGATCCATATAGGACTCAAAGCTCTTGTTCTTCAGTAATGGCCTTGCAAGCTATTTTAGGCCCAAGTTTTGAAAGGTTTTAAGCTATGAGCACAGTCAATACTTTTTAGCTGCTTCCTTCTGACACTGCTATCCCATCTTCACCATACTGTCTTGGGCCAGGTTGGAATATGAAATGACCCAATCCTTTATCTTGAGCTAGCTGTGCAGTTGGAGATTCAAAACTAACTGAGCTGAGTAGAATTTCATAATGAAGGCTTTCAAACAAAATTTGGCAAATCAAGTATTAATCACCTATTTTGTGCATGGGAACAGAGCTGTGCATTGGAGATACAGGAAAGAAAGCCAGTAATCCTGTGTTTTAGGTTCCTTGTTCATGGTGCTGCTAGCTATTGCTGGTAGATATAACCCAAGACCAACTATTACATATTAATAACTTTAGAAGTACTGGGTTAAATGGTTCATCTTGTAAACGGAATAGTTGGACCTCAAGGCTCTCTTAACAGATTCAAAAGTGCAAGTTTCACTAGTTCACAAGCAAACTCAGTattactttctctattttgtcattttccttttattttctcaagGGCACTACCATCATCCAAGTCATACAGCCTTCCAACTCGAGTGTTACTGTTAACTCtctttcccacccccacccccggctggggttaagtgacttgcccagggtcacccagctagggggtgttaagtgtctgagaccagatttgaacttgggtcctcctgaattcaaggctggtgctctatccactgtgccacctagctgccccttactgTTAACTCTTAAATCACAAGCCCCTGAATAGTCAATCATTTGTCAAATCCTATTGGTTTTATTTCCTCTACACCCCATCCCCTCCTTTGACACTGCCTTCATTGTGGTAATAACTTAATCTCCCTCCTGCGCTATAGTAGCCCACTATAAGTGTTCCTGCCTCAATGTTCTCCCCTCTTTCAGTCTATCCTTCACTTAGCTcacaattcagttttctcaaaagatcTAACCATGTCATCTTtgattcagtaaactccagtgattGCCTGTAACTTccagaataaaacagaaaatcattGTTTGGCCTCTAAAGCCCTTCCTAAGCTAGGTTCCTCCTACCTCCCCCCCAAGCCCCTCACGATCCATTGATTCTGGCCACCTTGTAGTTTCTTATACAAGTTACTCTGGGCTCTATGTCTggtattttctccctcctctaccACCTGGCTCTGTGGCTTCCTTCTAATCCTAGCTAGAATCCCACTTTAAACAAGAATCCTTTTATGATCTTCCTCCCTTAACGTTACTGCCTTCCCTCTTGGTGTCTCTcctatttacatattgtctcccctaaTAAAAGCTCCAGGTTGGTGGCTGTTGTTTTTCTCTGTGTgcccaatgcttagcatagtgtttaataaatgcttatcaacaGAACAAAAAGCTATAGTTTGGCACCTTTTGTTTTCCAGAGTAAGTCCTTTATGTTTAACAGTTTCTCTAACTTCCCCTGGCTGCCATGCATTCTCCAGTTCTCAGCATGTAGCTTTTAGAGGTGTCTGGGAATTATGGATTGCCTCCAGGTATTGAGTTCCCTTTTTCTAGAAGTGTTATAGAAGTTGAGACCTGAGCATGAAGGGAGCTGAGCTCTGTAGTAATTTcttcagggagagagagaacctAACACtaaattccttccaattctgaagtTCTAATAGACTGAGCATATGAAGTTCCTGGGACTATTGTAGTGGTAAAGAGAATGAATTAGGTTTGACAGTGTAAAAGGAATATGCTTTGAAGCAGCAAGCCCGGGCTCCTCCATTTGGAGATCACTATGTTACAGCCCAAATAAGTCCTAGGACAGGGGGAGACATCTAAGGTCATTAATTGAACAACTTGCTGATGTAGCATTTTAGTCTTATTCTACTCTGTGGTAACTAACTGAAACCATCTAGTTTAATTGTCAACAAAATGCAGTTTTATGTTATCTTTACAATGGTTGGTGCTTTGCTAGACTTGAGCACTTGACCCAGGCAGTACATTACTAATTAATGTTTTCAAGCCTCAGTCAGGCACATCGGGTTCATCAAAGGGCTGGTATAAAAATTAGTGTTTCTGTTAAGACTAGCACACTTCCTGCTCTCTTACTAAGCACTAATGTGTATCTTTATGTATTTTTAGATGATGGGTCAGTCTTGAAACAGTTTATTTCTGAAACAGCAAAGCTATCTCCTGAAGATAGAGCAAAATGCTTTGAAAAGAATGAGGTAGGAGAAACTAAACAACAGTTTCTGCATGTGAATTTTGATTATTTGCTGAGCTAATAGAATTTTTCCTTTTGCAGGCTATTCAGGCAGCCCATGATGCTGTTGCCCAGGAAGGCCAATGTCGGGTAAATTCAAATCTGCAAATCAAGAATCTCTAAGCTACCCAGATGTAATTCATGGGAATCTGtgttcaaaacatttttacacgtCTCCTAGGCAGTTTTAATTTTCATCCAAAGCAAgttaagaaaggaggaaaagtctatctaaaaaaaaatgttttgtacatttttttaatgagaacttTAATTAAAG
Encoded here:
- the UCHL1 gene encoding ubiquitin carboxyl-terminal hydrolase isozyme L1: MQLKPMEINPEMLNKVLARLGVGGDWKFVDVLGLEEESLSSVPSPACALLLLFPLTAQHENFRKKQIEELKGQEVSSKVYFMKQTVGNSCGTIGLIHAVANNQDKLDFDDGSVLKQFISETAKLSPEDRAKCFEKNEAIQAAHDAVAQEGQCRVDDEVNFHFILFNNVDGHLYELDGRMPFPIKHGSTSDDSVLKGAAEICRQFTEREEGEVRFSAVALCKAA